The Ornithinimicrobium faecis genome includes a window with the following:
- a CDS encoding FMN-binding negative transcriptional regulator, which yields MRHTPHYLMTDPDEVRRLIQNNPWATIVSPTSNGLVASHYPVLLEDAPDEGDADEGDAISIVSHFGRPDEQLHELGQHEVLVIIQGPHDYVSASWYEPGDLVSTWNHVTAHLYGTPEILSEEENYAVLSRLTDHFESGRPDGRSLSEDEAGTRRAAKGTVGLRVRVTRFDARSKLSQNKPVVVQDRIVEEIGATNPALAEEMRRVRE from the coding sequence TTGAGGCACACCCCGCACTACCTGATGACTGACCCAGACGAGGTCAGGCGCCTGATCCAGAACAACCCGTGGGCGACCATCGTCTCGCCGACCAGCAACGGTCTGGTGGCCTCGCACTACCCGGTCCTACTCGAGGACGCCCCGGACGAGGGCGACGCTGACGAGGGCGACGCGATCTCCATCGTCAGCCACTTCGGTCGACCCGACGAGCAGCTCCACGAGCTGGGCCAGCACGAGGTGCTGGTGATCATCCAAGGCCCGCATGACTACGTCTCGGCCAGCTGGTATGAGCCCGGTGACCTGGTCTCGACCTGGAACCACGTGACGGCACACCTCTACGGCACCCCGGAGATCCTGTCCGAGGAGGAGAACTACGCAGTGCTCTCCCGGCTGACCGACCACTTCGAGTCGGGTCGCCCGGACGGCCGCAGCCTGTCCGAGGACGAGGCTGGGACCCGCCGTGCGGCCAAGGGCACCGTCGGGCTGCGAGTGCGCGTCACGCGCTTCGATGCCCGCAGCAAGTTGAGTCAGAACAAGCCGGTCGTGGTGCAGGACCGGATCGTCGAGGAGATCGGCGCCACCAACCCAGCCCTGGCCGAGGAGATGCGCAGAGTTCGCGAGTAA
- the arfB gene encoding alternative ribosome rescue aminoacyl-tRNA hydrolase ArfB, protein MVIPAGELLERFSRASGPGGQGVNTTDSRVQLTYRPASSIAVAELRESVRDRLLRGLEPHLVADQLVVVASEHRAQRQNRIAARERLIDLLRSAAAPPPPQRRATKPTRGSQRRRLEGKRLRSQVKSGRGRVTGDGG, encoded by the coding sequence ATGGTCATCCCCGCGGGGGAGTTGCTCGAGCGGTTCTCCCGCGCCTCCGGCCCGGGCGGCCAGGGTGTCAACACCACCGACAGCCGGGTGCAGCTCACCTATCGTCCTGCCTCGTCGATCGCGGTGGCCGAGCTGCGCGAGTCCGTCCGCGACCGACTGTTGCGCGGACTGGAGCCACACCTGGTCGCCGACCAGCTCGTCGTGGTCGCCTCTGAGCACCGGGCCCAGCGACAGAACCGGATCGCCGCACGAGAGCGCCTGATCGACCTGCTGCGCAGTGCCGCCGCTCCCCCGCCACCTCAGCGTCGCGCGACCAAGCCGACGCGGGGCAGCCAGCGACGCCGCCTGGAGGGCAAGCGCCTAAGATCCCAGGTCAAGTCCGGACGCGGTCGCGTCACCGGTGATGGAGGTTGA
- a CDS encoding calcium-binding protein: protein MRRTGTRVAVLLIMTSLMTACSAAGWAEGDERHGWTLVFAGHGSATEEDGSVVLEPQKAQSADTTHGGLVVTSEGHPNDTTFTVTVHTEQQLRDGAPNPWEVGWVLWNYQDNEHFYAVALKPGGWEISKQDPAYRGNQRFLLTGTEPVFPIGSDYQVTVTQSGATMTVAVDGTQLGTVTDTERPYTEGAIGLYTEDARVRFSGLSVDKHLG from the coding sequence TTGAGACGGACAGGAACCCGTGTTGCCGTGCTGCTGATCATGACGTCGTTGATGACGGCCTGCTCCGCCGCGGGCTGGGCAGAGGGCGACGAACGGCACGGCTGGACCCTAGTCTTCGCTGGGCACGGAAGCGCGACCGAGGAGGACGGATCTGTGGTCCTCGAACCCCAGAAGGCACAGTCTGCCGACACCACGCACGGGGGACTGGTCGTGACCAGCGAAGGCCATCCCAATGACACGACTTTCACGGTCACGGTCCACACCGAGCAGCAACTGCGCGACGGCGCACCCAATCCGTGGGAGGTGGGCTGGGTCCTGTGGAACTACCAGGACAACGAGCACTTCTACGCGGTGGCACTCAAGCCCGGAGGGTGGGAGATCTCCAAGCAGGACCCTGCCTATCGCGGCAACCAGCGGTTCCTGCTCACCGGCACTGAGCCCGTGTTCCCGATCGGCAGTGACTATCAGGTCACGGTGACCCAGTCTGGGGCCACCATGACCGTCGCAGTCGACGGCACACAGCTCGGCACCGTGACGGACACCGAGCGGCCCTACACGGAGGGCGCAATCGGCCTGTACACCGAGGACGCCCGAGTCCGCTTCTCCGGGCTCTCCGTCGACAAGCACCTCGGCTGA
- a CDS encoding polysaccharide deacetylase family protein, which produces MTSRATGLTIGASATLAVLVSGSVVFGLTDDSIRQGEGSQWVQTLVDPVRGDDDPEAMEQATYPTIFGGPGPATTLVLYDGTGTERGRGEMDGLAAAHLATHFGQVQLQPVADYETGQIFDVDAMIYLGTNDSEILPKPLIDDVRVGDTPVLWAGANVEELAGPEGTPAAAEFVATYGWDASVSTMNSLDAVTSIRYDDVSLVRDSRIVDGLVLPVITDPDLVDVLGTAVCGDGERAHACRGAEGSAFPWAIRSANLTYVGEVPFDYMDENSRYLGFADLYYDLLAPDTQPVRHAAVRVEDVGPEADPQDLRRLADFLHERDIPFQVAVMPIHIATVPGADPTRHYGISLLDRPQVVEALKYMQARGGTLIQHGSSHQYGAIKNPYNGATGADYEFYRAGCSATQQAPFEWEDCVQTSWIRLTGPVSQDAVEDHAARLEAGREVMIDAGLGDPTIFEVPHYAASPNAYEAIQNTYGARYERGMYFAGLTTGEEFQDRPSFSQFFPYRVHDVYGSLVLPENLGNVTEAMQNNHPTRSPDALIDNAKANLAVRESTASFFFHPFLDTHYLDEVVTGIEDLGYTFVPVGDLP; this is translated from the coding sequence ATGACATCTCGCGCGACCGGCCTCACGATCGGCGCCTCGGCAACCCTGGCGGTGCTCGTGTCGGGATCGGTGGTTTTCGGACTCACCGATGACTCCATTCGGCAGGGGGAAGGGTCGCAGTGGGTGCAGACCCTGGTTGACCCGGTGCGCGGCGACGATGACCCCGAGGCCATGGAGCAGGCAACCTACCCCACAATCTTCGGCGGCCCGGGCCCGGCGACCACGCTGGTGCTCTATGACGGAACCGGCACTGAACGGGGCAGGGGAGAGATGGACGGGTTGGCCGCTGCCCACCTGGCCACCCACTTCGGGCAGGTGCAGCTGCAACCCGTGGCCGACTATGAAACAGGGCAGATCTTCGACGTCGACGCGATGATCTACCTCGGCACGAACGACTCCGAGATCCTGCCGAAGCCCTTGATCGACGACGTGCGGGTCGGCGACACGCCCGTCCTGTGGGCCGGTGCGAATGTCGAGGAGCTTGCCGGGCCCGAGGGCACCCCAGCAGCAGCCGAGTTCGTTGCGACCTACGGCTGGGACGCCAGCGTCTCCACCATGAACAGCCTCGATGCGGTGACCAGCATCCGCTATGACGATGTCAGCCTGGTCCGTGACTCCCGGATCGTGGACGGGTTGGTCCTACCTGTCATCACCGACCCGGACCTGGTCGACGTGCTCGGGACAGCGGTCTGCGGAGACGGAGAGCGCGCCCACGCCTGCCGCGGTGCCGAGGGCTCAGCGTTCCCCTGGGCCATCCGCTCTGCGAACCTGACCTACGTCGGCGAGGTGCCGTTCGACTACATGGATGAGAACAGCCGCTACCTCGGGTTCGCTGATCTCTACTACGACCTGCTCGCTCCCGACACCCAGCCCGTGCGGCACGCGGCTGTGCGTGTCGAAGACGTGGGCCCTGAAGCAGATCCACAGGACCTGCGTCGCCTGGCGGACTTCCTGCACGAACGCGACATCCCGTTCCAGGTGGCCGTCATGCCGATCCATATCGCCACTGTCCCGGGCGCGGACCCGACCCGCCACTACGGCATCAGTCTGCTGGATCGGCCACAGGTCGTCGAGGCGCTGAAATACATGCAGGCGCGGGGTGGAACCCTCATCCAGCACGGCTCCAGCCATCAGTACGGCGCGATCAAGAACCCCTACAACGGGGCAACGGGTGCCGACTACGAGTTCTACCGTGCCGGGTGCAGTGCCACCCAGCAAGCCCCCTTCGAGTGGGAGGACTGCGTCCAGACGTCGTGGATCCGGCTGACCGGGCCCGTGAGCCAGGACGCCGTCGAGGATCACGCGGCGCGTCTCGAGGCCGGGCGCGAGGTGATGATCGACGCTGGCCTTGGTGATCCCACCATCTTTGAGGTCCCGCACTACGCGGCCTCGCCCAACGCCTACGAGGCAATCCAGAACACCTACGGCGCACGGTATGAGCGCGGGATGTACTTCGCAGGTCTCACCACCGGTGAGGAATTCCAGGACCGTCCCTCGTTCAGCCAGTTCTTTCCCTACCGGGTGCACGACGTCTACGGCAGTTTGGTGCTCCCAGAGAATCTCGGCAACGTCACCGAGGCCATGCAGAACAACCACCCCACCCGGTCGCCCGACGCCCTCATCGACAACGCGAAGGCCAACCTTGCCGTGCGGGAATCGACCGCAAGCTTCTTCTTCCATCCATTCCTGGACACGCACTACCTGGATGAGGTCGTCACGGGCATCGAAGACCTCGGCTACACCTTCGTCCCGGTTGGGGACCTGCCGTGA